From Streptomyces sp. NBC_00775, one genomic window encodes:
- a CDS encoding LysR family transcriptional regulator — protein sequence MTLDDLRVFVAVCRAGSLSAVARELGCTQSAVSQHVRRLEREVGVGLVERQARGVVPTRAGRVLERAAAEGISGLDLALRRLDEMVRGGGGVVRVATGGATVRHFMADAVVDFRRRYPQVTLEFQTESSSRSCFDALGDHGLDLAWVTFGPPVRGIEQRAAVELPWVLAVRADDELAARERVEGEELAGLRLIGLPENSTSRAHLDTAYRELGVPAAASDTSVADWDTAILLAELGLGHAVVPALPTLRGPGHPGLRFLPIPALPPLTVGWAVRQWDALSPPARAFADTVTHHCRTQSGTGTGTGTDADADAEFVRD from the coding sequence GTGACCCTTGATGATCTGCGTGTCTTCGTCGCCGTCTGCCGGGCCGGGAGCCTCAGTGCCGTGGCCCGGGAGCTGGGCTGCACCCAGTCGGCGGTGAGCCAGCATGTACGGCGGCTGGAGCGGGAGGTCGGGGTCGGACTCGTCGAGCGGCAGGCGCGGGGCGTCGTGCCGACGCGGGCCGGGCGGGTGCTGGAGCGGGCCGCCGCCGAGGGCATATCCGGGCTCGACCTCGCGCTGCGGCGGCTCGACGAGATGGTGCGCGGGGGCGGCGGCGTGGTGCGCGTCGCCACCGGTGGTGCCACCGTGCGGCACTTCATGGCCGACGCGGTGGTCGACTTCCGGCGGCGGTATCCGCAGGTGACCCTGGAGTTCCAGACCGAGAGCTCCAGCCGGAGCTGTTTCGACGCGCTCGGCGACCACGGGCTCGATCTCGCGTGGGTCACCTTCGGGCCACCCGTACGCGGTATCGAGCAGCGGGCCGCCGTCGAACTGCCCTGGGTGCTCGCCGTGCGCGCCGACGACGAACTCGCGGCCCGCGAGCGTGTCGAGGGGGAGGAGCTGGCCGGGCTGCGGCTCATCGGGCTGCCCGAGAACTCCACCTCGCGGGCCCATCTCGACACCGCCTACCGGGAGTTGGGCGTGCCGGCCGCCGCCTCCGACACCAGCGTCGCCGACTGGGACACCGCGATCCTGCTCGCCGAACTCGGCCTCGGCCACGCCGTCGTCCCCGCGCTGCCGACCCTGCGCGGCCCCGGCCACCCCGGCCTGCGCTTCCTCCCGATCCCCGCCCTGCCACCCCTCACCGTCGGCTGGGCGGTACGCCAGTGGGACGCCCTGTCACCCCCGGCCCGCGCCTTCGCCGACACGGTCACCCACCACTGCCGTACGCAGTCCGGCACCGGCACCGGCACCGGCACTGACGCCGACGCCGACGCCGAGTTCGTACGAGACTGA